The Eriocheir sinensis breed Jianghai 21 chromosome 21, ASM2467909v1, whole genome shotgun sequence genome includes a region encoding these proteins:
- the LOC127001591 gene encoding protein tramtrack, beta isoform-like isoform X5, with amino-acid sequence MLITENLVGNMADGMLSLSWNNHSTTFSHTLAALRAKERYTDVTLACEGKFYQVHKLVLSTCSEYFENMFDHTPCKHPVIVLTEIHWEELEALLSYMYAGFVNVAENSLARLIKVAELLEVKGLAVPDEPQNSKKRGSNSQWTNENRKSPLAENKQPHRSKDDRNVLLSKSQNSSDSRTSPHPKRQRTRNSVSSLESIQSPNRSPVKETSRPTDENEYRDEVDSSWSEVDGDNQKNPERFEDQTSLQHQEHLNDKVQVTLDEALVKEEMIDVRDGRSGSTQYEGMAGNSSAGGQCSTSLTIPKYDQASKQETIAQFVHGQQPPLHEAVVEALAGPSGMQRTALFHPVSLQTPIAWPKRPEVPWLCLLVQCFESQCQNPQRLHHWQKQGQ; translated from the exons ATGTTGATAACG GAAAATCTGGTGGGCAATATGGCAGATGGAATGTTGTCACTTTCTTGGAACAACCACAGCACAACTTTCAGCCACACCTTGGCAGCACTGAGAGCTAAG GAAAGGTACACTGATGTCACACTAGCATGTGAAGGGAAGTTTTATCAAGTTCATAAGCTTGTGTTATCGACCTGTAGCGAATATTTTGAAAACATGTTTGATCACACTCCTTGCAAGCATCCAGTCATAGTACTGACTGAAATCCACTGGGAGGAGTTAGAAGCTCTCTTGAGCTATATGTATGCTGGTTTTGTCAATGTTGCAGAAAACAGTTTAGCTAGACTAATAAAGGTTGCTGAACTGCTGGAAGTTAAAGGTCTTGCAGTTCCTGATGAACCACAAAACAGCAAAAAGAGGGGTTCCAATAGCCAGTGGacgaatgaaaacagaaaaagccCTCTTGCTGAAAATAAGCAACCGCATCGCAGTAAGGATGATAGAAATGTATTGCTTTCAAAATCCCAGAACTCCAGTGATAGCAGAACAAGCCCCCATCCAAAGAGACAGAGAACAAGAAATTCAGTTTCTTCCCTTGAGAGCATTCAGTCACCAAACAGGTCTCCAGTAAAAGAAACTTCAAGACCTACTGATGAAAATGAATACAGAGATGAAGTTGATAGTTCTTGGAGTGAAGTAGATGGTGATAATCAGAAAAACCCTGAACGATTTGAGGATCAGACCTCCCTGCAACACCAGGAACACCTTAATGATAAAGTACAG GTTACCCTGGATGAAGCTCTAGTTAAAGAAGAGATGATAGATGTGAGAGATGGCCGTAGTGGCTCAACTCAGTATGAAGGTATGGCTGGCAACTCATCAGCTGGTGGGCAATGCAGCACAAGTCTCACGATTCCCAAGTATGATCAAGCATCAAAGCAAGAAACCATTGCACAATTTGTCCATGGTCAGCAACCACCTCTTCATGAAGCTGTTGTAGAAGCACTTGCAGGACCTTCTGGTATGCAAAGG ACTGCACTGTTTCATCCAGTAAGTCTTCAAACACCTATAGCTTGGCCAaagagacctgaagtcccatgGCTTTGCCTTCTTGTACAGTGCTTTGAGAGCCAATGCCAGAACCCCCAGAGACTGCACCATTGGCAAAAGCAAGGTCAGTGA